The genomic DNA TCGACCTGCACGGGGTAGGGGACCGGGACGCCGAGGTGCCACAGCCGGACCAGGGCGTCCCACTCCGCCTGGGCCCACTGACCGGCCGCGACCGCGCGGCCGTGCCGGGTGCCGCGGGCCGTGGCGCGCACGTCGCGGGTGTTGCGCGTACGCCGCCCCTCGACGTAGGTCGAGCGGCGGTGGAAGAGGCGGTGCTCGGCGTCGCGGTAGGTCTTGGCGACCAGGAGGCTGTGCCGCCCGAGGTCGCCGGGCGACGACCCGGGCACGGCGCGCTCCAGGAGGCGGCAGTCGGCCTCCTTGCCGCTCTTGAGCGCACCGAGGTCGGTGTCCCAGGCGGCGCGGGTCGTCACGACCCAGTCGGGTCGCGGTTCAGGGCCGCGGGAGAGGCCGGTGACCTCGAGCCAGGTCGACCAGCGCTGGCCGGGTCCGGGGTCGTCGAGGGCGGTGTAGGCGAGGTCGGGGAGGAGGCGGAAGGGGTCGAACGGGTCAGGCAGGTCCGGAGAGGACACAGGAGGGCTCCACGAGGTGCGAAGGGGTGGGGGCGCAGGCCAGGGCCAGCACGGTCATGACGGCCTCCCTCCTCGTGGTGCGGGCGCGCAGGGCGCGCCCGTCGCCGGCATCCTCGGCCGCGCCGTGCGCCCGGCGCAACGGGTTTTCCGGCTGAGGCAGAATCGGGGGTTCTGCCGCAGGACCACGCACCACCCCCGCGCACCACCCCGTTCGTTGAAGGAGGACGCATGCCGTCGCCGAGAGTGCTCAAGCTGGCCGACCAGATCAAGGGGATCGTCGCCACGATGCTCGAGCGTCGCGTGAAGGACCCGCGCCTCGGCTTCGTCACCGTCACCGACGTCCGCCTGACCGGCGACAGCCGCGAGGCGAGCGTCTACTACACGGTGCTGGGCAGCGACGGCGACTACGCGGCGACGGCCGCGGCGCTCCAGTCCGCGACCGGGCTCATCCGTTCGCAGATCGGCAAGCAGCTCGGGCTGCGCTTCGCCCCGACGATCGCCTTCTTCCCCGACGTCGTGCCGGAGAGCGCCCGCCAGCTCGACGAGGCGTTGGCTGCGGCGCGCGAGGGTGACGCGCGCGTGGCCGAGGCGGCCGTCGGGGCGACGTACGCGGGCGAGGCCGACCCCTACAAGCACGACGACGAGGACGACGAGCTGGACGACGAGCTGGACGACGAGCTGGACGACGAGCTGGACGACGAGCTGGACGACGAGGAGCCGGACGAGGCGGCCGACCCGGCGGACCGTCCGGCCCGCTGAGGTGGACGACGCCCCCTCGGGCGTGCTCGTCGTCGACAAGGCGGCGGGCCTGACGTCGCACGGCGTCGTCGGCCGCGTCCGGCGCCTGCTCGGCACCCGCAAGGTCGGCCACGCGGGCACGCTCGACCCCATGGCCACGGGCGTGCTCGTGGTCGGGGTGGGCCGGGCGACCCGGCTGCTCGGGCACCTGACGCTCACCGACAAGGCGTACGAGGCGACGGTCCGGCTGGGTGTCGGGACGCTCACCGACGACGCCGAGGGCGACGTCGTCTCGACCCCCGGTCTCACCGGGCTGGACGACGCGACGCTGGAGGCGGCCCTCGCACCGCTGCGCGGCCCGATCCTGCAGGTCCCCACGGCGGTGTCGGCGATCAAGGTCGACGGCGTCCGCTCCTACGCCCGCGTGCGCGCCGGCGCCGAGGTGGACCTGCCCGCGCGGCCGGTCACGGTGCACCGCCTCGAGGTCCTCGCCCGCCGTGACGCCCTGGTCGACGGCGTCGCGGTCGTCGACCTCGACGTCGTCGTGGAGTGCACCTCGGGGACCTACGTGCGGGCGCTGGCCCGGGACCTCGGCGCCGCGCTCGGCAGCGCCGGGCACCTGACCGCCCTCCGCCGCACCCGGGTCGGTCCCTTCGGCCTCGACGAGGCCGTGGTGCTCCCCGAACCCGGACCCGACGCGGTGCGGCCCGTGGTCGAGCCGATCGCGGAGGCGGCCGCGCGCTGCTTCCCCGTCGTCCGTGTGGACGCCCGCCAGGAGGCCGACGTGCGCGTGGGACGACGGCTCGCCGACGTCGAGCTGGACGCGCTCAGCGCGCTGCTCGCCCCCGACGGCACCTTCCTCGCGCTCTATCGGCCCGGGCCCGACGGCGCCCGTCCCGAGGCGGTGTTCGTCGGCTGACCCGGTCCGGGAGGCCCGGGAGCCCGGACCTCAGGGGTGCCACCCGTCGGGCGCGTCGCGCAGGAAGATCTCGGCGGCGACGGGGCCGATGCCCTTGAACTGCTGGAGCCGCTCCGCCACCTCCTCCTCGCTGCCCGCGCCCTCGGGCAGCCGCGACAGCCGGCCGTCGTAGCGGTCCTGCACGTCGTGGGCGAGCTGCACCAGCTCGGCGGCCTTGGAGTCGTCGAAGCGGGTGTAGCGGGCGGCGTCGAGCAGCCCGACGAGGTGCGCGGTCGACGCGTCGGCGAGCTTGTCGGGGGTGAGGACCCCGTCACCGTCGAGCTCGGCGAAGGCGGCCGCCGCCCGCTCCTGGCTGATCCGGGCGCCGAAGAGCAGGCAGGCGACCAGCCAGCGGAAGAGCACCCCGTCGTCACCGCGGCCGCGGCTCCCCAGGTGCAGCCCCAGGTCCCGGGCGTCCGTGCGGTCCTTCTTGTCCTTCGTCACGGCGTCAGTCTGCGCGCCGGCCCCGGGTACGCTCGCCGGGTGGTCGACGCGCCAGCCGGAGGGACGACTCGACGCCCCGTCGTCGTCATCGGCAACTTCGACGGCGTGCACCGGGGCCACGCCGAGCTGCTGCGCGACGCCCAGGCCGAGGAGCCGGACGCGCCGCTCGTGGTCGTCACCTTCTGGCCGCACCCCATGTCGGTGATCCGCCCCGACCAGGCCCCCGCGCTGCTCTGCCCGCTCGAGCGGCGCATCGAGCTGCTGCGCGCGCACGGCGCCAGCGACGTCGTGGTCGTCGACTTCACCCCCGAGGTCGCGTCCTGGAGCCCCGCCCGCTTCGTCGACGAGGTGCTCCGCCCGCTCCACCCGATCCGCGTCGTCGTGGGGGAGAACTTCCACTTCGGCTTCCGTGCGGCCGGCACCGTGGAGAAGCTGACCGAGCTGGGGCGGGGCTCCTTCGAGGTCACCGCCGTCCCCTTGCTGACCGACGGCAGCCAGCCGAGCTCCTCCACGCTCATCCGCCAGGCCGTGGCCGAGGGCGACCTCGGGCGGGTCCGCGAGCTGAGCGACCACGGCTACCGCTTCAGCGGCGTCGTGGTGCAGGGCGACCAGCGCGGCCGCGAGCTGGGCTACCCGACCGCGAACGTCGCCGTCC from Microlunatus sagamiharensis includes the following:
- a CDS encoding serine protein kinase RIO, with the protein product MSSPDLPDPFDPFRLLPDLAYTALDDPGPGQRWSTWLEVTGLSRGPEPRPDWVVTTRAAWDTDLGALKSGKEADCRLLERAVPGSSPGDLGRHSLLVAKTYRDAEHRLFHRRSTYVEGRRTRNTRDVRATARGTRHGRAVAAGQWAQAEWDALVRLWHLGVPVPYPVQVDGLEILMEYVQVDGDVAPRLAATRPDPDLLRDVWDQLGHAMRLMAGAGLVHGDLSPYNLLLAGERLVVIDVPQLVDLVANPQGFDLLHRDCVNVTSWFVRRGLGVDAEELFAELVAATY
- the truB gene encoding tRNA pseudouridine(55) synthase TruB, whose translation is MDDAPSGVLVVDKAAGLTSHGVVGRVRRLLGTRKVGHAGTLDPMATGVLVVGVGRATRLLGHLTLTDKAYEATVRLGVGTLTDDAEGDVVSTPGLTGLDDATLEAALAPLRGPILQVPTAVSAIKVDGVRSYARVRAGAEVDLPARPVTVHRLEVLARRDALVDGVAVVDLDVVVECTSGTYVRALARDLGAALGSAGHLTALRRTRVGPFGLDEAVVLPEPGPDAVRPVVEPIAEAAARCFPVVRVDARQEADVRVGRRLADVELDALSALLAPDGTFLALYRPGPDGARPEAVFVG
- a CDS encoding HhH-GDP family DNA glycosylase, with the protein product MTKDKKDRTDARDLGLHLGSRGRGDDGVLFRWLVACLLFGARISQERAAAAFAELDGDGVLTPDKLADASTAHLVGLLDAARYTRFDDSKAAELVQLAHDVQDRYDGRLSRLPEGAGSEEEVAERLQQFKGIGPVAAEIFLRDAPDGWHP
- a CDS encoding bifunctional riboflavin kinase/FAD synthetase → MVDAPAGGTTRRPVVVIGNFDGVHRGHAELLRDAQAEEPDAPLVVVTFWPHPMSVIRPDQAPALLCPLERRIELLRAHGASDVVVVDFTPEVASWSPARFVDEVLRPLHPIRVVVGENFHFGFRAAGTVEKLTELGRGSFEVTAVPLLTDGSQPSSSTLIRQAVAEGDLGRVRELSDHGYRFSGVVVQGDQRGRELGYPTANVAVPPGLAVPADGVYAGWVTRLDQADAPRWPAAISVGTNPTFDGCERRVESYVLDRTDLELYGVPIAVDFYARLRGQVKYAGVEALVEQMHDDVEHARQALRTSSPTR